A region of Candidatus Nomurabacteria bacterium DNA encodes the following proteins:
- a CDS encoding DUF1361 domain-containing protein translates to MKQPHIFRSTYGGVFMALVLFSLFCANLSFIRVSITHSTSLLFLLWNLLLAWVPLIFAWLLYRKTLQSGLTWSKRNIIYFIFWLLFLPNAFYLTTDFVHLKGYFDDPQRIFDIVLLISYAINGIILGMVALLLVHVSAVKRFKNNGHWLPVAVLLMSGFAIYLGRYLRWNSWDVFINPFGLLFDVSDRIVNPSDHLLTFSTTLLFFSFYGFLYLIVWRFYQLASTLQQESK, encoded by the coding sequence ATGAAGCAACCACATATATTTCGTAGCACGTATGGTGGTGTCTTTATGGCTTTAGTGCTCTTTAGCTTATTTTGTGCGAATTTAAGTTTTATACGGGTTAGTATTACCCACTCTACAAGTTTATTGTTTTTACTGTGGAACCTACTTCTTGCATGGGTACCTTTAATCTTTGCGTGGCTGCTATACCGTAAGACTTTACAAAGTGGTCTTACGTGGTCAAAAAGAAATATTATTTACTTTATTTTTTGGTTACTATTTTTACCAAACGCATTTTACTTGACCACTGATTTCGTACACTTAAAAGGCTATTTTGATGACCCGCAGCGTATTTTTGATATCGTGTTGCTTATTAGCTACGCCATAAATGGGATAATTTTAGGGATGGTTGCGCTGTTACTGGTGCATGTTAGTGCTGTAAAAAGATTTAAAAACAACGGGCATTGGCTTCCGGTAGCCGTGCTGCTAATGAGTGGATTTGCAATATATTTAGGTCGTTATTTACGATGGAACAGCTGGGACGTGTTTATTAACCCGTTTGGTCTGCTATTTGATGTTTCAGACAGGATTGTTAACCCCAGTGATCATTTGCTTACTTTTAGCACAACGTTACTATTTTTTAGCTTTTATGGATTTTTGTATTTAATAGTGTGGCGCTTCTACCAGCTGGC
- a CDS encoding NAD(P)H-dependent oxidoreductase produces the protein MTILSVYAHHEATSLTSALKNVTISVLSHQGHTVLESDLYGSGFAAKAEKYDFTTTSGQHFNYMLEQKHAQLEGMSFAPDIVAEIEKLAQADLVIFHTPLWWFSVPAVLKGWFDRVLAMGVAWDGGKIYENGLLRGKRAMLCVTAGGPNDYYRIDGKHKATIPQILHPIQHGTLAFCGFDVLEPYIVLNALGKNHQQLQSVLTEYQFKIEHLVDSPTYFHKFD, from the coding sequence ATGACCATATTATCTGTCTATGCGCACCACGAGGCTACGTCACTTACGTCTGCGCTTAAAAACGTTACTATTAGCGTGCTGTCGCACCAAGGACACACAGTTCTGGAATCTGATTTATATGGCAGCGGCTTTGCAGCCAAAGCAGAAAAATATGATTTCACAACAACCAGTGGCCAACACTTTAACTATATGCTGGAACAAAAACATGCCCAGCTAGAAGGTATGTCGTTTGCGCCAGACATCGTGGCAGAAATAGAAAAGCTTGCTCAAGCAGATTTAGTTATTTTTCACACTCCTTTGTGGTGGTTTAGTGTACCGGCAGTATTAAAAGGCTGGTTTGACCGTGTGCTGGCTATGGGTGTTGCGTGGGACGGTGGTAAAATTTACGAAAACGGGCTTCTAAGGGGTAAACGTGCAATGCTATGCGTGACCGCAGGCGGACCAAACGATTATTATCGTATAGACGGTAAACACAAGGCGACCATACCGCAGATTCTCCATCCTATCCAGCATGGTACATTGGCGTTTTGCGGGTTTGACGTGCTAGAACCGTACATCGTACTGAATGCACTTGGTAAAAATCACCAGCAACTTCAAAGTGTATTAACGGAGTATCAGTTTAAGATCGAACATTTAGTAGATAGTCCAACATACTTCCATAAGTTCGACTAA
- a CDS encoding ABC transporter ATP-binding protein yields MAIIDLKQVSKVYGFGDATTIAVDATDLKIEKGDFVAIMGPSGSGKSSLLHIIGLLDRPSTGQYKLDNRNVSRFRSGKRAKTRRDKIGFVFQNFNLLSNMTALENVSLPLAYKGKSTLRRLNQSSVMLAKVGLQSREYYYPHQLSGGQVQRVAIARALINNPAIIIADEPTGNLDSASSKVIMELLKDIHKGGNTILMVTHNPEITVYANRVLYMLDGKIVIDQPLKKGEKANLENLQKVQQKEDNHKKKGA; encoded by the coding sequence ATGGCAATTATTGATTTAAAACAAGTAAGCAAAGTGTACGGGTTTGGCGACGCCACAACCATTGCTGTTGATGCCACCGATTTAAAGATAGAAAAAGGTGATTTCGTAGCCATTATGGGGCCAAGTGGCTCTGGCAAAAGTAGCCTCCTGCACATTATTGGGCTACTAGACCGGCCATCTACAGGGCAATACAAGCTCGATAACCGTAATGTTTCGCGCTTTAGAAGTGGCAAGCGCGCCAAAACCCGGCGCGATAAAATTGGGTTTGTGTTCCAAAATTTTAACCTATTATCTAACATGACAGCCCTAGAAAACGTTTCACTCCCCCTTGCCTACAAAGGCAAAAGTACCCTACGAAGACTAAACCAGTCTTCTGTCATGCTTGCCAAAGTAGGTTTACAATCTAGAGAGTATTATTACCCACATCAATTAAGCGGTGGGCAAGTTCAACGTGTTGCTATTGCGCGTGCTCTCATAAATAACCCTGCCATCATCATAGCCGATGAACCAACAGGTAATCTTGATAGTGCAAGCAGTAAAGTCATTATGGAACTGCTAAAAGACATTCATAAAGGCGGTAATACCATATTAATGGTGACCCATAACCCAGAAATAACGGTGTACGCCAACCGTGTGTTATACATGCTAGACGGTAAAATAGTGATTGATCAGCCGCTTAAAAAGGGCGAAAAAGCCAACCTAGAAAACTTACAAAAAGTTCAACAAAAAGAAGATAATCACAAAAAGAAGGGTGCGTAA